TCGGCAACTTCGCGGGCAAAGCCGATCTCGTGGGTGACGATCACCAGGGTCACGCCCAGTTGGGTGAGGCCCTTGATCACGTCCAGCACCTCGCCCACCAGCTCAGGGTCGAGGGCCGAGGTGGGCTCGTCGAACAGCAGAACCTTGGGGTCCAGCGCCAGAGCCCGGGCGATGGCGACGCGTTGCTGCTGACCACCGGAGAGCTGGCGCGGATAGGCGTCGGCCTTGTCCGCCAGGCCGACCTTGGCCAGCAACTCGGCGGCCTTGAAGTGGGCTTGGGCCTTGCTCCAGCGCTTGTGGGCCAACGGCGCTTCGGCGATGTTTTCCCAAGCGGTCAGGTGCGGAAACAGGTTGAAGTTCTGGAACACAAAACCCACGTCGATGCGACGCTTGAGGATTTCGCGCTCCTTGAGTTCGAACAGCAGGTCACCCTTGCGCCGATAGCCGACGTATTCACCGTCGATGGTGATATGCCCGCTGTCGATCTTCTCCAGGTGGTTGATGGTGCGCAGCAAGGTGGACTTG
This genomic stretch from Pseudomonas synxantha BG33R harbors:
- a CDS encoding amino acid ABC transporter ATP-binding protein, translated to MAEARAGRIQIQGVGKRFGNQQVLDNIDLTIDPGKVTVILGPSGSGKSTLLRTINHLEKIDSGHITIDGEYVGYRRKGDLLFELKEREILKRRIDVGFVFQNFNLFPHLTAWENIAEAPLAHKRWSKAQAHFKAAELLAKVGLADKADAYPRQLSGGQQQRVAIARALALDPKVLLFDEPTSALDPELVGEVLDVIKGLTQLGVTLVIVTHEIGFAREVADHVVFLCDGQLIEEGPPEQIFRQPRHPRTQAFLGKVL